The Fusarium poae strain DAOMC 252244 chromosome 2, whole genome shotgun sequence nucleotide sequence TACTATGTACCAGACTCATTTATAAGTACTCATCGACATCACGCAATGCTTTAGTGTCCCTCTTCTTTCACAGCTGCTCTCCAAGTTCAAGTTCAttcatttttattttattaattttcaTTCACTCAttcattttcttttctttccacTCTTTAATTCCCCTTTTTAGTGCGATCTGGTCCATCGTTCATTATGAAGTGGCTTGCTGGTCTTGCTTTTGCCTCTTTGGCTACTGCTGTGCCCCTGACTGGTGGGCGCGCTCCTACACCTTTAAACGTCGAGCTTGAGCTGCAGGGCAACTCAAAGGTCAAGGCTGTCGTTACGAATAATGGTAGTCGAAACTTGAAGCTTCTCAGGCTTGGAACATTTCTTGATGATGCTCCTGTTGAGAGGGTTCAGGTTTACTCTGCTAGTGACTTTAGTGCTACTGCTGGTAAGAATCTTGAATGCGGGATAGATGATGGTGGCTGGTAAATTCATCGAGTATCAAGTTGATCACGGTATCAAATATTTGGGCACTTATGAGATGAAACCTGCCTAATATCATCTTCCAACCCCTCATTGTCGATCTCAACTTGAACATTACTAACACCAAACAGTGAAAAAGCCTGTCCCCTTTGACGGCATTTACCTCTCTATCGACACCTCTTTGCTTGACGACACCGCTTTCCAGACCATCCCCGCAGGCGGATCCTACGAAACGAGCCTTGACATTGCTGAATTCCACGATCTTTCCGCCGGCGGCAAGTTCAGCGTCCTCTCATCTGGCGTCCTATCCTACGCCGAGGAAAACACCACAGAGCTAGTCGGCTCTATACCATTCTGGTCCAACCAACTCGATGCCGAAGTCGACGGCCCGCAAGCCTTTTCCGTCCGCACAGCCTACCACAGCAAACGAGCTCAGGTCCAGAGCGACTGCAACGGTGACAGGTTCGCAGTGACCCAAGCAGCTCTATCACAATGCGTTAGCCAAGCCGCGGCCGCCCAACAAGCAGCCGCCAACGGCCCCGCCGACAAGATGGACGAGTACTTTAAGAGATCCGATGCCGCGACGCGAGCCACCGTGGCCGACGTGTTTGCCAAGATCACTGCGGCGTGCGGGACCATTGATTCCGGGGAGATGCGCTACTACTGCAGCGACGTGTACGGCGCGTGCAAGAATGGTATTCTCGCGTATACTGTTCCCAACGGTAACTACATGTCATACTGTGACTTGTACTTTGATCGTCTGCCGGCTACGACGACGAATTGTCATGGTCAGGATAAGGGTAACACCAACTTGCATGAGATGACACATTTGAATCAAATCAAGGGCACGTCGGACTTTGGTGGTTACGGATACAGTTTCCTCAGGAGCTTGACAGCTGAGCAGAACATTAATCATGCTGACACGTACGCTCTGTTTGCCCAGGCTGTTTCCATGAGTTGCTGATTGGACATGATATGATAGTTTTTGGAGTATTTGGTTCTAGGATACCATGAGTAATTGACTGCATCACATACATAGAACCCGATCGAGGTTACAAAAAATTTGAGGTGATGTTCATAATGACCGATTCGACGTACAATACTCTGATCACTCAAAGTCTGTAAATCCACTCttgaacaaagaaaagtTGAGACACTCGTAAATGGACTCGTGCTGAAAGAGTAAGCAAGGATATCCTCGTTATCACAGTCTAGTT carries:
- a CDS encoding hypothetical protein (SECRETED:SignalP(1-15)~MEROPS:MER0001399), with the protein product MKWLAGLAFASLATAVPLTGGRAPTPLNVELELQGNSKVKAVVTNNGSRNLKLLRLGTFLDDAPVERVQVYSASDFSATAVKKPVPFDGIYLSIDTSLLDDTAFQTIPAGGSYETSLDIAEFHDLSAGGKFSVLSSGVLSYAEENTTELVGSIPFWSNQLDAEVDGPQAFSVRTAYHSKRAQVQSDCNGDRFAVTQAALSQCVSQAAAAQQAAANGPADKMDEYFKRSDAATRATVADVFAKITAACGTIDSGEMRYYCSDVYGACKNGILAYTVPNGNYMSYCDLYFDRLPATTTNCHGQDKGNTNLHEMTHLNQIKGTSDFGGYGYSFLRSLTAEQNINHADTYALFAQAVSMSC